The Paenibacillus mucilaginosus 3016 genome includes the window AAGCCGCTTATTTCTTCGAGTAACGGTCATATGCGGCTTGATGCACCTTAATCGCCTCGTCGATGCCCATGCTCTTGATCGTCTTCACCATCGTATCGTATTCCGATACCGGCTTCTTGCCGGAAATAATGGCGGTCATCGTTTCGTTGATATACGTATTCACCTGGCTCATGATCGAGGTGCTTTGTCTGGCTTCATCCACAGTCAAACGGATCGGCGGGAGCGTCAGTGCCGGGCTCTGCTTCATCCAGTTGGCATTGGCATCCCGCTGGCCCTGGTTGAACATGAGTGCATCCACGTATTTGCCGTCCTGATTGATCGGCCCGTCCATGATGGACAGGGCATAGCTCGCGAGGGCCTGATCATACGTCAGCCCCTTCGGATTCTTGAGGATGGTGTCGGAGAACTTGATCTTGTCGCCTTCCTTGGTGTAGCTTTCGCCTTCGATCCCGAAGTTGAACAGCGCATGCCCCTGAGGGCTGTAATTGAAGTCCATCCACTGCACGATATATTTCTGCTTGTCCTTGCTTGCGCTGGAGGTAATCGCCTCGCCGTACGTCAGCACCTTCTGGTTCAGATTGAAGGCGGCATACGATTTGCCGTCCGGAGCCAGTGCCGATGGAACCCCGGTCAGCTCAAAGCCCGCCTGATCCTTCATCAGGTTGTAGTACTTGCCCATGCCGCTGAACACGCCGCCGACATAGGAGCCGGCCAGATTGTTCGTTACCTTGTAGTCGAAGGCTTTGCCGTCATTGGTCAGAATCTCCGGGTCGACAAGACCTTCCTTGTACCACTTGGCCATCTCCTCCAAGAACTTCTTGTATTCCGGCTCCACCGGACCGAAGGCGACTTTGTCCCCCTTCATCATGAAGCCTCCGATGATGCCGAAGGCCGGCGCAAAGTCATGGAGCTTGGTCAGATTGCCCGGTCCCCAGTTGCCGGTGAACGGCAGTTCATCCGCCTTGCCGTTGCCGTTCGGATCCTTCTCCTTGAACGCTTTGAGAACGCTGTACCACTCGTCGATCGTCGCAGGCTCCTTCAGACCCAGCTTGTTCAGCCAATCCTTGCGCAGAATCAGTCCGGTGGTCGCATTCAACTTGAGCGCATCCAGCTTCATCAGGGGGAACATGTAGATCGTGCCGTCGTCCAGCGTGATCTGCTTCTTCACATCCGGATCGCTTTCGATGATCTTCTTCAAATTCGGGGCATATTGGTCGATGAGCTCGTTCAGTCGGATAATGCGTCCGTCTTCGATCATTTTCTCCGGTCCGCCCACTGCGTCTGCCCAGTTATAGTAGATCACGTCCGGCAGATCGTTCGTGGCGATGAGCAGGTTGAATTGATCCTTCTGCTGCCCAAGAGGCGGATGGGTGAATTTGGCCGTGATGCCGGTGAGCTCGGCCTTCTTCTTGTAGGCGGCCACTTCCCCGAAGTTCTGCAGCGAAGCGGTCAGCTTGGCGTCATTGGCACGCCAGTAGTTGATCGTAAACGGCTCCTTCGTGATCGGAAGCGGAATTTCCGTCAGCTTCGGTCCATCCGCTTGGGCCGGTGGGTTAGCGCCGCTGCCGCTTTCCGGTTCGGCGCCCGAACAGCCGGCCAGGGTGGTGGTTACCAGGATAGAACACAATACGACGGACCCCATCTTTTTTTTCATCGAACAAAAGCCTCCTTGAAGTGTTGGTTTTTATTGTTTCACGGCACCGATCAGGGCGCCCTGAACAAAATACTTTTGGATAAACGGGTACACCAGCACGATCGGCAGCGTAGAGACGATAATGGTCGCATACTTGATGTTCTCGCCGATGGCGAAGCCCGTATCGACGCCTCCGCCCATCGCCTCCGTACTGGAGCTGATGAGAATATCACGGAGCACGATCTGGATCGGGTAGAGGTCCTGATTCCTCAGATAGAGCATCGGAGCGACATAATCGTTCCAGTGATCCACCGCGTAATACAGGGTCATGACGGCAAGAATCGCTTTGGACAGCGGCAGCACGATGTGGAACAGGATGGTGAAGTCATTGGCCCCGTCCAGCTTGGCCGATTCGATCAGACTGTCCGGAATGCTCTCGAAGTTGGTCTTCATGATCAGGAAGTAGAAGGTGCTGATCGCTCCCGGAATAAGGATGGCCCACCGGCTGTTGACCATTCCCAGATTTTGAATGAGCAGGAAGGTCGGAATCATCCCTCCGCCGAAGAACATCGTGAAGGTGATCAGCTTCATCAGCAGCTTTCTGCCGAACAGGTCCGCACGGGACAGCCCATAGGCGGCGAAGGAGGTCATGAGCAGGTTGACGGCGGTGCCTACGACCACGTAGAACAGCGTGTTCATGTAGCCGCTGAAGATTTTGGGATTCTGGAACACATGCTTGTACGCTTCCAGCTGGAAGCCTTCCGGCAGCAGCATGAAGGATCGTGATCTTAACATCTGATCCGGATCGCTGACCGAGGAATTGAAGATATACAGCATCGGATAAAATGAGATGGCGATGACACCGCACAGAAGCACCACATTCACGGCATCGAAAATATGCTCGCCTGTCGATCGTTTCATCAGTATTCTCCCTCCTACCACAGACTGCTTGAATTCAGCTTGCGGCTGATGGTGTTGGCGAGGATCAGAAGGCCGAAGTTGATGACGCCGTTGAACAGTCCGATCGCCGTCGAATACGTATAGTTGCCCTCGAGGATACCTGAGCGGTACACGAAGGTCGAGATGACGTCCGAGGTCTCGTAGGTCGGCGCCGTCTGCATCAGCAGGATCTTCTGGAAGTCGGCGTTCATCACGGCACCCAGCCGCAGGATCAGGAGAACGACCACCGTCGGCATAATCCCGGGAATCGTGATATGCAGCAGCTGCTTCCAGCGCCCGGCCCCGTCGATCTTCGCCGCTTCATACAGCTGGGAGTCGATGCCGGCGAGGGCCGCCAGGAAG containing:
- a CDS encoding extracellular solute-binding protein, which encodes MKKKMGSVVLCSILVTTTLAGCSGAEPESGSGANPPAQADGPKLTEIPLPITKEPFTINYWRANDAKLTASLQNFGEVAAYKKKAELTGITAKFTHPPLGQQKDQFNLLIATNDLPDVIYYNWADAVGGPEKMIEDGRIIRLNELIDQYAPNLKKIIESDPDVKKQITLDDGTIYMFPLMKLDALKLNATTGLILRKDWLNKLGLKEPATIDEWYSVLKAFKEKDPNGNGKADELPFTGNWGPGNLTKLHDFAPAFGIIGGFMMKGDKVAFGPVEPEYKKFLEEMAKWYKEGLVDPEILTNDGKAFDYKVTNNLAGSYVGGVFSGMGKYYNLMKDQAGFELTGVPSALAPDGKSYAAFNLNQKVLTYGEAITSSASKDKQKYIVQWMDFNYSPQGHALFNFGIEGESYTKEGDKIKFSDTILKNPKGLTYDQALASYALSIMDGPINQDGKYVDALMFNQGQRDANANWMKQSPALTLPPIRLTVDEARQSTSIMSQVNTYINETMTAIISGKKPVSEYDTMVKTIKSMGIDEAIKVHQAAYDRYSKK
- a CDS encoding carbohydrate ABC transporter permease, yielding MKRSTGEHIFDAVNVVLLCGVIAISFYPMLYIFNSSVSDPDQMLRSRSFMLLPEGFQLEAYKHVFQNPKIFSGYMNTLFYVVVGTAVNLLMTSFAAYGLSRADLFGRKLLMKLITFTMFFGGGMIPTFLLIQNLGMVNSRWAILIPGAISTFYFLIMKTNFESIPDSLIESAKLDGANDFTILFHIVLPLSKAILAVMTLYYAVDHWNDYVAPMLYLRNQDLYPIQIVLRDILISSSTEAMGGGVDTGFAIGENIKYATIIVSTLPIVLVYPFIQKYFVQGALIGAVKQ